From the genome of Nocardia sp. NBC_01503, one region includes:
- a CDS encoding AAA family ATPase produces the protein MTRSEHTVVVDTNHTPTPEQAQQALLALRAEIGKAVVGNDQAVMYLVLALLCRGHVLLEGVPGVAKTLLVRALATALDLEHTRIQFTPDLMPGDVTGSQIYDPHSAEFTFRRGPVFTNLLLADEINRTPPKTQSALLESMEERQVSVDGVPQPLPDPFVVIATQNPIEQEGTYPLPEAQLDRFLFKVEVQLPGREDEFRILQRHAAGFDPRDLNAAGLRPVAGAAHIAAARDAVAQVTLSPEVLAYTVDLCRATRTSPAVAHGASTRGATALMAAARAFAWLNGRGFVTPDDVKAVATTVLRHRLQLRPEHEVEGVTAEGVMASLLMSVPVPV, from the coding sequence GTGACCCGATCAGAGCACACCGTCGTCGTGGATACCAACCACACGCCGACACCCGAACAGGCCCAGCAGGCACTGTTGGCCCTGCGCGCCGAGATCGGGAAGGCGGTGGTCGGCAACGACCAGGCGGTCATGTACCTGGTGCTGGCCCTGCTGTGCCGGGGTCACGTGCTGCTGGAAGGCGTTCCGGGCGTGGCCAAGACGCTGCTGGTGCGCGCCCTGGCCACCGCACTCGACCTGGAGCACACCCGCATCCAGTTCACCCCGGACCTCATGCCCGGCGATGTCACCGGTTCACAGATCTACGATCCGCACTCGGCCGAGTTCACCTTCCGGCGCGGACCCGTCTTCACCAATCTGCTGCTCGCCGACGAAATCAACCGCACCCCACCGAAAACCCAGTCCGCGCTGCTGGAATCCATGGAGGAGCGCCAGGTTTCGGTGGACGGCGTCCCGCAACCGCTGCCCGATCCGTTCGTGGTGATCGCCACCCAGAACCCCATCGAACAGGAGGGCACCTATCCGCTGCCGGAGGCGCAGCTGGACCGGTTCCTGTTCAAGGTCGAGGTCCAATTGCCCGGGCGCGAAGACGAATTCCGGATTCTGCAACGGCACGCCGCCGGATTCGATCCGCGCGACCTGAACGCCGCCGGACTGCGGCCGGTGGCCGGGGCCGCGCATATCGCCGCCGCCCGCGACGCCGTCGCCCAGGTGACGCTGAGCCCGGAGGTGCTGGCGTACACGGTCGACCTGTGCCGCGCCACACGCACCTCCCCCGCCGTCGCGCACGGCGCCTCCACCCGCGGCGCGACCGCGCTGATGGCGGCGGCCCGCGCCTTCGCCTGGCTGAACGGTCGCGGCTTCGTCACCCCCGACGATGTGAAAGCCGTTGCCACCACGGTACTTCGGCACCGCCTGCAGCTGCGGCCCGAACACGAGGTGGAGGGCGTCACCGCCGAAGGGGTGATGGCATCGCTGCTGATGTCCGTCCCCGTACCGGTGTAG
- a CDS encoding TetR/AcrR family transcriptional regulator, which translates to MLVTTPRDPAGTRNRILDALETLLLDKGMSQVTLESVAAAAGVSKGGLLYHFKSKDALLAGLVRRVGERADQQLEKALAQGESVAEWYLQTPHPDNDSDAIELAMYRSMLAAMRTVDGPQDATVDETDRALDEMMNGWKAALDNEIHDPVEAEIVRLVGDGVYLRALLGLPPVEPELYRRIVVRLLGDAQLPRERDN; encoded by the coding sequence GTGCTCGTGACAACCCCTCGTGATCCGGCGGGCACCCGCAATCGGATCCTCGACGCGCTCGAAACCCTGCTGCTCGACAAGGGCATGTCCCAGGTGACGCTGGAAAGCGTCGCCGCGGCGGCAGGGGTCTCCAAAGGCGGCCTGCTCTACCACTTCAAGAGCAAGGACGCCCTGCTCGCCGGATTGGTCCGCCGCGTCGGCGAACGCGCCGACCAGCAACTGGAAAAAGCCCTCGCCCAAGGCGAATCCGTCGCCGAGTGGTATCTGCAAACCCCGCATCCGGACAACGATTCCGATGCCATCGAACTCGCCATGTACCGCTCCATGCTGGCCGCCATGCGCACCGTCGACGGGCCACAGGACGCCACCGTCGACGAGACCGACCGCGCCCTCGACGAAATGATGAACGGCTGGAAAGCCGCCCTGGACAACGAGATCCACGATCCGGTCGAAGCCGAGATCGTGCGCCTGGTCGGCGACGGCGTCTACCTGCGCGCCCTGCTCGGCCTCCCACCCGTCGAGCCGGAGTTGTACCGCAGGATCGTCGTACGGCTCCTCGGCGACGCCCAACTGCCTCGGGAACGCGACAACTGA
- the gltB gene encoding glutamate synthase large subunit, whose translation MTQLPGHRSPTGGAGYGHGPRGLYDPANEHDACGVAFVVDMHGRRSRDIVDKAITALLNLEHRGAAGAEPNSGDGAGILIQLPDKFFRAIVDFDLPAEGSYATGIAFLPQARREAARAGYGVEKIVREEGLEVLGWREVPIDESSLGALSRDAMPTFRQIFIASPKDSAEQLTGMDLERRAYVIRKRIEHELGKAGAGEGSVGKESVYFPSLSGQTFVYKGMFTTPQLRAFYIDLQDDRVESALGIVHSRFSTNTFPSWPLAHPFRRVAHNGEINTVSGNENWMRAREALLKSDAFGIDTEGNNRLEKIFPVCTPGASDTARFDEVLELLHLGGRSLPHAVLMMIPEAWERHESMDPAQRAFYRYHSFLMEPWDGPASVCFTDGTVVGAVLDRNGLRPGRIWVTEDGLVVMASEVGVLDIDPATVVQKTRLKPGRMFLVDTAQGRIISDDEVKSELASEYPYQEWLENGHTKLSDLPDRPHVHMSHDRVLIRQQIFGYSTEELNILMSPMAQTGGEALGSMGTDTPIAVLSSRPRLLFDYFSQLFAQVTNPPLDAIREEVVTSLRSMVGPEGDLLNPGPDSAGQITLTQPILDNDELAKLVHINDDGSHPELRSVVVHGLYPVQQGGAGLRKAIAAVQQQVSTAIDGGARIIILSDRESNEKLAPIPSLLLTAAVHHHLVRERTRTKVGLVVEAGDAREVHHMALLIGFGAAAINPYMAFESLEDMLERGQLKMPGSTGDHAADFKKAVANYNKAAGKGVLKVMSKMGISTVASYRGAQLFQVVGLSQELVDEYFTGLNSPLDGIGLDDIAGEVATRHKVAFLENRNERAHRELEVGGEYQWRREGEYHLFNPDTVFKLQHATRSGQYKVFKEYTKLVDDQSERLASLRGLFKFKSGRNPISIDEVEPASAIVKRFSTGAMSYGSISAEAHETLAVAMNRLGGRSNSGEGGEHPARFEPEENGDWRRSAIKQVASGRFGVTAHYLTNCTDIQIKMAQGAKPGEGGQLPAHKVYPWVAEVRHSTPGVGLISPPPHHDIYSIEDLAQLIHDLKNANPQARIHVKLVAEPGVGTVAAGVSKAHADVVLISGHDGGTGASPLTSLKHAGGPWELGLAETQQTLLLNGLRDRIVVQVDGQMKTGRDVMIAALLGAEEYGFATAPLVVSGCIMMRVCHLDTCPVGVATQNPVLRERFTGKPEFVENFMLYIAEEVRELLASLGLRTLDEAIGRVDLLDTAAAKKHWKAAKLDLSPILDDVETAFMMQDRRATKTQDHGLDRALDNQLIADAADALERGKPVKLDVKITNVNRTVGTMLGHEVTKLYGGVGLPDNTIDITFTGSAGNSFGAFVPAGITLRVNGDTNDYVGKGLSGGRIIVRPSLDVPAEFVAEQNIIAGNVILFGATSGQAFIRGVAGERFSVRNSGATAVVEGVGDHACEYMTGGRVVILGETGRNFGAGMSGGIAFVYNPNGTFEKNLNTELVDLEQLSAEETAWLRETVAQHRDETGSAVAERILSDWSQQVNHFVKVMPRDYKKVLLAISEAEKAGRDVDAAIMEAARG comes from the coding sequence ATGACGCAACTTCCTGGCCACAGGTCCCCTACCGGCGGTGCCGGCTATGGACACGGACCCCGCGGGCTCTATGACCCGGCGAATGAACACGACGCCTGCGGCGTCGCATTCGTCGTCGACATGCACGGCCGTCGTAGCCGCGACATCGTCGACAAGGCTATTACCGCCCTGCTGAACCTGGAGCACCGTGGAGCGGCCGGCGCCGAACCCAACTCGGGTGACGGCGCGGGCATTCTGATCCAGCTCCCGGACAAGTTCTTCCGCGCGATCGTCGACTTCGACCTTCCCGCCGAGGGCTCGTACGCCACGGGTATCGCCTTCCTCCCGCAGGCTCGCCGTGAGGCCGCCCGCGCCGGATACGGCGTGGAGAAGATCGTCCGCGAAGAGGGTCTCGAGGTCCTCGGGTGGCGCGAGGTTCCCATCGACGAATCGTCGCTGGGCGCACTCTCACGCGACGCGATGCCGACCTTCCGGCAGATCTTCATCGCCTCCCCGAAGGACTCGGCCGAGCAGCTCACGGGCATGGACCTGGAGCGTCGCGCCTACGTCATCCGCAAGCGCATCGAGCACGAGCTCGGCAAGGCGGGCGCGGGCGAGGGCAGCGTCGGCAAGGAATCGGTCTACTTCCCGAGCCTTTCCGGTCAGACCTTCGTCTACAAGGGCATGTTCACCACGCCGCAGCTGCGCGCGTTCTACATCGACCTGCAGGACGATCGCGTCGAATCCGCGCTCGGCATCGTGCACTCGCGCTTCTCCACCAACACCTTCCCGTCGTGGCCGCTGGCGCACCCGTTCCGGCGCGTCGCCCACAACGGCGAGATCAACACCGTCTCCGGTAACGAGAACTGGATGCGGGCGCGTGAGGCGCTGCTGAAGTCCGATGCCTTCGGCATCGACACCGAGGGCAACAACCGCCTGGAGAAGATCTTCCCGGTCTGCACCCCCGGCGCCTCGGACACCGCTCGCTTCGACGAGGTGCTCGAACTGCTGCACCTGGGCGGCCGCAGCCTCCCGCACGCCGTGCTCATGATGATTCCCGAGGCCTGGGAACGCCACGAGTCCATGGACCCGGCCCAGCGCGCCTTCTACCGCTACCACTCGTTCCTGATGGAGCCGTGGGACGGTCCGGCTTCGGTGTGCTTCACCGACGGCACGGTCGTCGGCGCGGTGCTGGACCGAAACGGTCTGCGCCCCGGCCGCATCTGGGTCACCGAGGACGGCCTGGTCGTCATGGCCTCCGAGGTCGGCGTGCTGGATATCGATCCGGCCACCGTGGTCCAGAAGACCCGTCTCAAGCCCGGTCGCATGTTCCTGGTCGACACCGCACAGGGCCGCATCATCAGCGATGACGAGGTCAAGTCGGAGCTGGCGAGCGAGTACCCGTACCAGGAGTGGCTGGAGAACGGCCACACCAAGCTCTCGGATCTGCCGGACCGCCCGCACGTGCACATGTCGCACGATCGCGTGCTCATCCGTCAGCAGATCTTCGGATACTCCACCGAAGAGCTGAACATCCTGATGTCGCCGATGGCGCAGACCGGTGGTGAGGCGCTCGGCTCCATGGGCACCGACACCCCGATCGCGGTGCTGTCTTCGCGTCCGCGACTGCTGTTCGACTACTTCTCGCAGCTGTTCGCGCAGGTCACCAACCCGCCGTTGGACGCCATCCGCGAAGAGGTCGTCACCTCGCTGCGCAGCATGGTCGGCCCCGAGGGCGATCTGCTGAATCCGGGACCGGACTCCGCGGGTCAGATCACCCTGACCCAGCCGATTCTGGACAATGACGAGCTCGCCAAGCTGGTGCACATCAACGACGACGGCTCGCATCCCGAGCTGCGTTCGGTGGTCGTACACGGCCTGTACCCGGTACAGCAGGGCGGCGCCGGTCTGCGCAAGGCCATCGCGGCTGTGCAGCAGCAGGTTTCGACCGCCATCGACGGTGGCGCGCGGATCATCATCCTGTCCGATCGCGAATCCAACGAGAAGCTGGCGCCGATTCCGTCGCTGCTGCTCACCGCGGCCGTTCATCACCACCTGGTCCGCGAGCGCACTCGCACCAAGGTCGGCCTGGTCGTGGAGGCCGGTGACGCCCGCGAGGTGCATCACATGGCGCTGCTGATCGGTTTCGGCGCGGCGGCGATCAACCCGTACATGGCCTTCGAATCGCTCGAGGACATGCTCGAGCGCGGTCAGCTGAAGATGCCGGGCAGCACCGGCGATCACGCGGCCGATTTCAAGAAGGCCGTCGCCAACTACAACAAGGCCGCCGGCAAGGGCGTGCTCAAGGTGATGTCCAAGATGGGCATCTCCACCGTCGCCTCCTACCGGGGCGCGCAGCTGTTCCAGGTCGTCGGCCTGTCGCAGGAGTTGGTGGACGAGTACTTCACCGGCCTGAACTCGCCGCTGGACGGTATCGGCCTCGATGACATCGCGGGCGAGGTCGCCACCCGGCACAAGGTCGCGTTCCTGGAGAACCGCAATGAGCGCGCGCACCGCGAGCTCGAGGTCGGCGGCGAATACCAGTGGCGTCGTGAGGGCGAATACCACCTGTTCAACCCGGACACGGTGTTCAAGCTGCAGCATGCGACCCGCTCGGGCCAGTACAAGGTCTTCAAGGAGTACACCAAGCTCGTCGACGATCAGTCGGAGCGCTTGGCCTCGCTGCGCGGCCTGTTCAAGTTCAAGTCCGGTCGCAACCCGATCTCCATCGACGAGGTCGAGCCCGCGAGCGCGATCGTCAAGCGTTTCTCGACCGGTGCGATGAGCTACGGCTCCATCTCGGCCGAGGCGCACGAGACCCTCGCGGTCGCCATGAACCGCCTCGGCGGTCGCTCCAACTCCGGTGAGGGCGGCGAGCATCCGGCCCGCTTCGAGCCGGAGGAGAACGGCGACTGGCGTCGGTCCGCGATCAAGCAGGTGGCCTCGGGTCGCTTCGGTGTGACCGCGCACTACCTGACCAACTGCACCGATATCCAGATCAAGATGGCGCAGGGCGCGAAGCCCGGCGAGGGCGGTCAGCTGCCCGCGCACAAGGTGTACCCGTGGGTCGCCGAGGTCCGGCACTCCACGCCCGGCGTGGGTCTGATCTCGCCGCCGCCGCACCACGACATCTACTCGATCGAGGATCTCGCCCAGCTGATCCACGACCTGAAGAACGCGAACCCGCAGGCGCGGATTCACGTGAAACTTGTCGCGGAGCCCGGCGTCGGCACCGTCGCCGCGGGTGTGTCCAAGGCGCACGCGGATGTCGTGCTGATCTCCGGCCATGACGGTGGCACCGGCGCTTCGCCGCTGACCTCGCTCAAGCACGCGGGCGGTCCCTGGGAGCTCGGCCTGGCCGAGACCCAGCAGACGCTGCTGCTCAACGGTCTGCGCGACCGCATCGTGGTGCAGGTCGACGGTCAGATGAAGACCGGCCGCGATGTCATGATCGCCGCGCTGCTTGGCGCCGAGGAGTACGGTTTCGCGACCGCTCCGCTGGTGGTCTCGGGCTGCATCATGATGCGGGTGTGTCACCTCGACACCTGTCCGGTCGGCGTCGCGACCCAGAACCCTGTTCTCCGTGAGCGTTTCACCGGTAAGCCGGAGTTCGTCGAGAACTTCATGCTGTACATCGCCGAGGAAGTGCGCGAACTGCTCGCGTCGCTGGGCCTGCGGACCCTGGACGAGGCCATCGGCCGGGTCGACCTGCTCGACACCGCCGCGGCCAAGAAGCACTGGAAGGCCGCCAAGCTGGATCTGTCGCCCATCCTCGACGATGTCGAGACGGCGTTCATGATGCAGGATCGGCGCGCCACCAAGACCCAGGACCACGGCCTGGACAGGGCGCTGGACAACCAGCTCATCGCCGATGCCGCGGACGCGCTCGAGCGCGGTAAGCCGGTCAAGCTGGACGTCAAGATCACCAACGTGAACCGGACCGTGGGCACCATGCTCGGCCACGAGGTGACCAAGCTGTACGGCGGCGTCGGCCTGCCGGACAACACCATCGACATCACGTTCACCGGCTCGGCCGGTAACTCGTTCGGTGCGTTCGTCCCGGCCGGTATCACCCTGCGGGTGAACGGCGACACCAACGACTATGTGGGCAAGGGTCTTTCGGGTGGTCGCATCATCGTGCGCCCGTCCCTGGACGTTCCCGCGGAGTTCGTCGCGGAGCAGAACATCATCGCGGGCAACGTGATCCTGTTCGGCGCCACCAGCGGTCAGGCGTTCATTCGCGGTGTGGCCGGTGAGCGCTTCAGCGTGCGCAACTCGGGTGCCACCGCGGTGGTCGAGGGTGTGGGCGACCATGCCTGCGAGTACATGACCGGTGGCCGCGTGGTGATCCTCGGTGAGACCGGCCGTAACTTCGGCGCCGGCATGTCGGGCGGTATCGCGTTCGTCTACAACCCGAACGGCACCTTCGAGAAGAACCTCAACACCGAGCTGGTGGATCTCGAGCAGCTCTCCGCCGAGGAGACCGCATGGCTGCGCGAGACCGTCGCCCAGCATCGCGACGAGACCGGTTCGGCTGTGGCCGAACGCATCCTGAGCGACTGGTCGCAGCAGGTGAACCACTTCGTGAAGGTGATGCCGCGGGACTACAAGAAGGTCCTGCTGGCCATCTCGGAGGCCGAGAAGGCCGGCCGCGATGTCGACGCCGCGATCATGGAGGCCGCACGTGGCTGA
- a CDS encoding DUF4407 domain-containing protein, translating to MTVLLTWLGGAHAGVTDRHERTGYSVTGAVVALFALTAGVITALATGAAKWPSAAVITVALIATLLVGAVSRTLATAATPAHSETRRVRAEFGARIGVAAVVGIVLAEMACTVLFGGSVDRVLDETARRGVESAPAVVTARTELDQARTDRKDLDQQITKAQNDVDTALVIARCETNPDPQCPATRITRVPGYGPEARTANQMLDDARAQLTAARAKIDGLDGKITDKDKAVGAARAAAYTDGDRGLGARWVAMNDYTTDHAGPMALRLAVALLLIVLALLPLLLRFWRGETAFDRELATRAATDRAEQAAATAIAEKQAEVRVQAETLRAEQQLTAAKLALHADTAIDRERQRTRVIAAIGNLQIGITEPAQQRAIDEFDRAAQHELPAGNRKDSSLSQEGIVTPNLPAQLSPGTVAPMGHGGALVPAPAPQPAPANKGGGLELPIIGTVPFTDTAARWIRPLVPSFVANAIDTATHPLRTVRQAFEEAEEITFTLKRTRKVTVDSSDSAQPQQMYQPQHGYQLPPGAQQQPYAQQVASNVVDQPHQQYPNYGALPHGQVVEPGYPLPAGSRQGEIAGRHNPELEYRGPRELPPGKDR from the coding sequence ATGACCGTTCTGCTCACCTGGCTCGGCGGCGCGCACGCGGGGGTCACCGATCGGCATGAACGCACCGGATATTCGGTGACCGGAGCCGTGGTGGCGTTGTTCGCGCTGACCGCAGGGGTAATCACCGCGCTGGCCACCGGCGCGGCGAAATGGCCATCGGCCGCAGTCATCACGGTGGCATTGATCGCAACCCTGCTGGTGGGGGCGGTATCGCGCACCCTGGCGACCGCCGCGACCCCGGCACACAGTGAAACCCGCCGCGTACGAGCCGAATTCGGCGCGCGCATCGGCGTCGCCGCCGTAGTCGGCATCGTCCTCGCCGAAATGGCCTGCACCGTACTGTTCGGCGGCAGCGTCGACCGGGTGCTCGACGAAACCGCCCGGCGCGGAGTCGAATCCGCGCCCGCCGTGGTCACCGCGCGCACCGAACTCGACCAGGCCCGCACCGATCGCAAGGACCTGGACCAGCAGATCACCAAGGCGCAGAACGATGTCGACACCGCACTGGTGATCGCCCGTTGCGAAACCAATCCGGACCCGCAGTGCCCCGCCACCCGCATCACCCGGGTACCCGGGTACGGACCGGAGGCACGCACCGCCAATCAGATGCTCGACGACGCGCGAGCCCAGCTCACCGCCGCGCGAGCCAAGATCGACGGCCTGGACGGCAAGATCACCGATAAGGACAAGGCCGTCGGCGCCGCCCGCGCCGCCGCCTATACCGACGGTGATCGCGGACTCGGCGCGCGCTGGGTCGCCATGAACGACTACACCACCGATCACGCCGGACCCATGGCGCTGCGCCTGGCCGTGGCACTGCTGCTCATCGTGCTCGCACTACTGCCGCTGCTGCTCCGATTCTGGCGCGGCGAAACGGCTTTCGATCGCGAGCTCGCCACCCGCGCCGCCACCGACCGCGCCGAACAGGCCGCCGCCACCGCCATCGCGGAGAAGCAAGCCGAAGTACGCGTGCAGGCCGAGACGCTGCGCGCCGAACAGCAGCTCACCGCGGCGAAACTGGCGCTGCACGCCGATACCGCCATCGACCGGGAACGCCAGCGCACCCGCGTCATCGCGGCCATCGGCAATCTCCAGATCGGCATCACCGAACCGGCGCAACAGCGCGCCATCGACGAATTCGACCGGGCCGCACAGCATGAACTACCGGCCGGGAATCGAAAGGACAGCTCTTTGTCCCAGGAGGGGATAGTGACACCGAACCTGCCCGCCCAGCTCAGTCCGGGAACGGTCGCGCCGATGGGCCATGGCGGCGCACTCGTGCCCGCACCCGCGCCGCAGCCCGCACCCGCGAACAAGGGTGGCGGACTGGAGCTTCCGATCATCGGGACGGTGCCGTTCACCGATACCGCCGCACGGTGGATTCGACCGCTGGTGCCGAGCTTCGTCGCCAATGCCATCGATACCGCGACCCATCCGCTGCGCACCGTACGGCAGGCGTTCGAGGAGGCGGAGGAGATCACCTTCACGCTCAAGCGCACCCGCAAGGTGACGGTGGATTCCTCGGATTCGGCGCAGCCGCAACAGATGTATCAGCCGCAGCACGGATATCAGCTGCCGCCGGGCGCGCAGCAGCAGCCGTACGCCCAGCAGGTGGCCTCGAACGTGGTGGATCAGCCGCATCAGCAGTACCCGAATTACGGTGCGCTGCCGCACGGTCAGGTCGTCGAGCCGGGTTACCCGCTGCCCGCCGGATCCCGGCAGGGTGAGATCGCGGGCCGCCACAATCCCGAACTGGAGTACCGCGGTCCGCGCGAACTCCCGCCGGGTAAGGATCGGTAG
- a CDS encoding MFS transporter, with amino-acid sequence MATHTPARSGPGSEADHTPATSPRGASASPLGPPGNRATVRDWAGLGVLALALLLVSVDATVLDLAVPAISGDLTPTTPQLLWIIDVYSFVLAGLLITMGTLGDRIGRRRLLLIGAAGFGLASAIAAWSVSPEMLIAARVLQGVAGATLMPATLGLIRSMFTDARQRTLAISVWGAMAGSGAAMGPLLGGWLLEHFWWGSVFLVNLPVMVLLIALGPLLVPESKDPNPGRFDLLSAALSMLALIPIVYAVKEFAAHGPCLNQLVAGLVGVVAGVVFIRRQRLLAAPLIDLELFKSPPFRAAVLTNLLSIFALAGVLFFGSQYLQLVLGRAPLQAGLLLIPGTVGSMAGSLLAAWLVGRWRPVSVLCGALITAAAGAALFWLLEADPSASVLPFIIGFLLIGLGVGVALTVSADMIITTAPAERAGNAAAISETALEAGVALGVAVLGSGVMAAFRHGLDLSAVPAAHTGAARESLGGAVETARTLDEPAATALLSAAHNAFVDGIHLAATGTTLILLVTAVLTYRAATAERRAK; translated from the coding sequence ATGGCCACCCACACCCCCGCCCGGTCCGGACCCGGATCCGAGGCGGACCACACCCCGGCGACCTCCCCGCGCGGAGCATCGGCGAGCCCCCTCGGCCCGCCGGGCAACCGCGCGACCGTGCGCGACTGGGCCGGGCTCGGCGTGCTCGCCCTCGCACTGCTACTGGTCTCGGTCGACGCGACCGTGCTCGACCTCGCGGTGCCCGCCATCTCCGGCGATCTCACCCCCACCACCCCGCAGCTGCTGTGGATCATCGACGTCTACTCGTTCGTGCTGGCCGGTCTGCTCATCACCATGGGCACGCTCGGCGACCGCATCGGCCGCCGCCGCCTGCTGTTGATCGGCGCGGCCGGATTCGGTCTCGCCTCGGCCATCGCGGCCTGGTCGGTGAGCCCCGAAATGCTCATTGCCGCACGCGTACTGCAGGGTGTCGCCGGCGCCACGCTCATGCCCGCCACCCTCGGCCTGATCCGCTCCATGTTCACCGACGCGCGCCAGCGCACCCTCGCCATCTCGGTGTGGGGTGCGATGGCGGGCTCCGGTGCGGCCATGGGGCCGCTGCTCGGCGGCTGGCTGCTGGAGCACTTCTGGTGGGGTTCGGTGTTCCTGGTGAACCTGCCGGTGATGGTGCTGCTCATCGCGCTCGGCCCGCTGCTGGTGCCGGAGTCCAAGGATCCGAATCCGGGCCGCTTCGACCTGCTCAGTGCCGCACTGTCGATGCTGGCGCTGATCCCGATCGTGTACGCGGTCAAGGAATTCGCCGCGCACGGCCCGTGCCTGAATCAGCTCGTCGCCGGTCTCGTCGGCGTGGTCGCGGGCGTGGTGTTCATTCGCCGCCAGCGCCTACTGGCCGCACCCCTGATCGACCTGGAGCTGTTCAAGTCGCCGCCGTTCCGGGCGGCCGTGCTCACCAATCTGCTGTCGATCTTCGCGCTGGCCGGTGTGCTGTTCTTCGGTTCGCAGTATCTCCAGCTGGTGCTGGGGCGCGCGCCGTTGCAGGCCGGATTGCTGCTCATCCCGGGCACCGTCGGCAGTATGGCCGGTTCGCTGCTCGCGGCCTGGCTGGTCGGGCGCTGGCGTCCGGTGAGCGTGCTGTGCGGTGCGCTGATCACCGCCGCGGCCGGTGCCGCCCTGTTCTGGCTGCTCGAGGCCGATCCGTCGGCGTCGGTGCTGCCGTTCATCATCGGCTTCCTGCTGATCGGCCTGGGTGTGGGTGTGGCGCTGACGGTTTCGGCCGACATGATCATCACCACCGCTCCGGCCGAGCGCGCGGGTAATGCCGCCGCCATCTCCGAGACCGCACTCGAGGCCGGTGTGGCGCTGGGTGTGGCGGTGCTGGGCAGCGGTGTGATGGCGGCCTTCCGGCACGGCCTGGATCTGTCGGCGGTTCCGGCCGCGCACACCGGGGCGGCGCGGGAATCCCTCGGCGGCGCGGTGGAGACCGCGCGCACCCTGGATGAACCGGCGGCCACGGCACTGCTGAGTGCCGCGCATAACGCGTTCGTGGACGGTATCCATCTCGCGGCGACCGGTACGACGCTGATCCTGCTGGTCACGGCCGTTCTCACCTATCGTGCCGCGACCGCCGAGCGCAGGGCGAAGTAG
- a CDS encoding DUF4129 domain-containing protein, translating into MSTPPPPYGPAREDPGVPPEPALGPAAAHLAAAEDAARRADFGTALRERYRAVTRGLEQRGILEEQRARTARETAHAATTVLPEANELPSAAHSFDEIVYGGRPGAEAEYRRLEQADQFSIAPPPKHAPAEITEERRKGGKKRGPRAKKVREPLELPALLRDWRFWAGVGALLAIVLLVYLVSHIGAPPPSPPKPHDHPYTTPTTKPPPTTRHAPNFGEGDDSIFETMPAWAAFGGAQLLIAWGTVLWWRGRRRGAVVREPLPVEAPANEVLAGQAGLYRKSRDHDHVAAKLRAATLRRLRPALGVTAETAPELVIAGLAARLRADPAALRAALYDPVPDRGTLELVAAQLEWIEAEVL; encoded by the coding sequence ATGAGCACTCCCCCGCCACCGTACGGTCCGGCACGCGAAGACCCGGGTGTACCACCCGAACCCGCTCTCGGTCCGGCCGCCGCCCACCTGGCCGCCGCCGAGGACGCCGCCCGCCGCGCCGACTTCGGCACCGCGCTGCGCGAGCGCTACCGCGCCGTCACCCGCGGCCTGGAACAGCGCGGCATTCTCGAGGAACAGCGCGCCCGCACCGCCCGCGAAACCGCGCACGCGGCCACCACGGTACTGCCCGAGGCGAACGAACTGCCCTCGGCCGCACACAGTTTCGACGAGATCGTGTACGGCGGACGCCCCGGCGCGGAGGCCGAATACCGCAGGCTGGAGCAGGCCGATCAATTCTCGATCGCCCCGCCGCCCAAGCACGCACCGGCCGAGATCACCGAGGAACGCCGCAAAGGCGGGAAGAAGCGCGGCCCGCGCGCCAAGAAGGTGCGCGAACCCCTGGAACTGCCCGCGCTACTGCGGGATTGGCGGTTCTGGGCCGGGGTCGGGGCACTCCTGGCCATCGTGCTGCTGGTCTACCTGGTGAGCCATATCGGCGCACCGCCACCGTCGCCGCCGAAACCGCACGACCACCCCTACACAACGCCGACCACCAAGCCGCCGCCCACCACCCGGCACGCACCCAATTTCGGCGAGGGTGACGACTCCATCTTCGAAACCATGCCCGCCTGGGCGGCTTTCGGCGGCGCGCAGCTGCTCATCGCCTGGGGCACGGTGCTGTGGTGGCGCGGTCGCCGCCGCGGCGCCGTGGTACGCGAACCCCTCCCGGTGGAGGCCCCCGCCAATGAGGTGCTCGCCGGACAGGCCGGGCTGTACCGCAAATCCCGCGATCACGACCATGTGGCGGCGAAACTGCGAGCGGCCACCCTGCGACGACTGCGACCCGCGCTCGGCGTCACCGCCGAAACCGCACCCGAACTGGTGATCGCGGGCCTGGCCGCCCGCCTGCGCGCCGACCCGGCCGCCCTGCGGGCCGCACTGTACGACCCGGTCCCGGACCGGGGCACCCTCGAACTCGTGGCCGCACAACTCGAATGGATCGAAGCGGAGGTCTTGTGA